Genomic window (Drosophila sulfurigaster albostrigata strain 15112-1811.04 chromosome 2R, ASM2355843v2, whole genome shotgun sequence):
TTTTTCAGAGCTAATCCTTAAAGTAGGAATTTAACATAACTTAAGTAAAAACTAAAAGTTCCTAGCTCAGTGaatcaatcagtcaatatAACTCAAACCATACCAATCTTCAAGAAATGCTTTACTATGTATTTTTTACTCTAAAAGTTCaaaaatcaagattttggtCTAAGCACAATCAATGGCCAATGTCCACAAGGGACCGAAAGGGAGAACGAAAATAGCGCTTATGTTAAGTGCCAAGGTCTAAGAGCTGGCATGATTTACAgcaaatttttcattaatcaaatttgtacAGTACACTACAGctgaaatgtgtttttgtgACTCATGAAACTAATTTGCGACGGTCATACAAATAGGGCAATAGAAGCTTTCTAATTGAAACTcccatttaataaaaaaaagactaGCAAACCCCTATCTCAGCTATTTTTACtacattaattttataaactttCGTTTAAACTTACTAagagaaaatgaaatgtttgacAAACCGATATTGTAGATCCATGGCTTAAGTTCTTTGCGTCCCCATAAATGCatatcagtatattttaaactgaagtatgcaaaatatatagaaagtaTTCACAATAGTTTATATAAAATGCTCTAAACGTATATTTGGTTTCGTTTCAGTTAATAAAGTGACTTATGAAAGTGGCACTTAAGCTTCAATGGAATCAACCTCGACGGGGGCAACAGGCTGGACAGCAGGCTTAGCCAACTCCTTGACCATGTTGCGACCCCAGAAGATGCTCACATCAGCACAGTTCTTGAAGGTCTCCTGTGGACCGCAGCCCAGAGCGCCAGTACCATTGTCACACATGCCCCAGTTGTTGGCTACAAAAATAGAAGAATTCTCATTGAATTAATGAACTTTTGAGCATGACTCTAAGGTAACTTACCTCCAACGTAGGTCCAGCGAAGAACACAGTGAGAGCAGGTGAGACCCTCGGGAAGCATGACGGTCACATCGAATTCGCCACTCTGGGAGCCAATCTGCAGCTTGTCGCTGCCGTCGGGGAAACGCAGGCGATTCTGGTTGAAGCAGGCCTCGGATTCAGCACCGAAGGTATCCAAGTTGCAGAGGTTGAACTCAAAGTGTCCCAAATGGTTGGTGGTGATTTTAACGCCCACATTGATGGCATTGGCAGCAGCATAGCTCTTGGTAATGGTACCCGATCCACCAATGGATCCACCAATCTCATTGGCACGTGGCTGAGAGGCTGAGAAGTTGTCGCCACACAGTCCACACTGTCCGCCATTGTTGGCCTGGGTCTGAATAGTCAAAATAATGGAGTTAGTCAAGAACATCACACATCACTTTGCAGGTTGAATACTCACATACAAACCGCCGCAGAACAGCTCGTTGTCGTTGTAATTCTGGGGAGCAGAGCTATCGTAACGCCAGCGGGAGGAACGACTTGGCGGATTGAGCATCATGCCGTGAGCATCAATCTGGTGCAGGCCAATGGCCAAGAGGAGAGCCACACTGAGCAGGTACTTCATGGTGttgacaatttcaatttcactttcactttgcCAGCACCTGAGCTGACGAAGGCCTTATATTCCCTCATCATTATCTGAGCAGCGATTATCGGCTGAAGAGTTTTACGATGTCCATTCAACTGCCACTGAATGTTATCAATTTTTTGAGGGCAACATACAACATCAAcgtgaataaataataataatattctgcTCTCACGAATTCGAATACGAAATCGAGTACTACACAATATTGCGCGGCTCCACTTGAAGAGTCACAATCCTCAGGAATCTCGGATAACCATCTCTAAGTGGCACACTAAAAATTATCATAAAACTGTCAGCACAAATTCAAACGTCATGAATGTAAACCAACCACACttatttatagatatatacaAATCGACCTAATCAACCGATTTCACAAAGTGCAAAACAATTGCTAGGGGTTCAATTCACTAGATCTGCGCCTATAAGCTTATCGACATGAAGTCGAGTAGACTCTCTGCTAATCTGCTCGATTCTACATCTGTTTATTTACACATACTTATCAGCCTTATCAACAATAATTATCCGATTTGAAGTATTTCCGTACCGATTACACTTAGCACCACAGATCGGGTCGATTTTCGGCAATATTCATTAGCTCATCAGTTTTGGAAGTCATTCATTCATAAGTGTTACTAAGAAAACATTGGaaacatgaaaaatatttgaattattttaaaccTCGTTTTCACGATTATTTTGAAACATTTGGTTTACTTTAATATCCCATAAAGACccttttttaaaaacatatacaaCTAATAGACAAATCATTGACATGCCCTTTACGTTGATAAGACACACAGACTAAAACGTTTTTGGTCTTACTTGTTTCCTGTTTTAATGAGTGCAGTTCAAATTTCATCGTAACTCGACTATTACTTTGgcttaataataagaatttaaatcGTTTATTAAAGACACTTGTTAACAGGAAAAAATACTTCCCAAGGTAGAAAGTAGCTTGTAAAGTGATATCCTGACTCTCTTATAGAGAAAACAACTTAAGATAAATGCTGTGCAGGAATTAAACATGTTTGTATTTCTACGAACTCTTGAAGGCTGAGACTTCGTCGAATTTAGGATCTTAAATATAAAgttactatatactatatatatactataaattagATCACTAATCATTTGGTTTTCAATGACTACTCACAgacttaaatatattatattcatacgagtatattatatgttattaatggctaaaaagaaaaatgtcttaaatattcttatttatagAGGCGGatcaaagtttttattttgtaattaattcaTTGAAATACTAGGGAGGCAATGGATTGCTTCAACTGACtgaattgtttataaataaaatgattgttgataaaataaactttttttaaaaCCTTTTCTTGCAATGTGTTATATGTTAATATGTACTGAttaccataaataaaatgtatggAATTTACAAGCAACCACTTGATGAAATCGAGTACGCTTCAAAAGCGCCCAATCAACAAATGGAATTCtaaacaaacataaatcagcagcaagctaAAATAGTGAAACTCATGTGTGCCACGTATTCCGCTTCTAGAATCCACAAAACATTCTGTGAGGATGACACCATACTCAGCTGTTCTTTTCCTATATGTGAGGTACATCCAACGTATTATGTTCCGCTGATATTTTACAGCTACATCTCAttggtatttgttgttgttgttggccactaGACACTAAAAAATGGCACATCATCTGGTAAGGCGATCATAAATGGCAgcaaataatatagaaataataaataataatataataataataaatcgtTCTTATAAAGCCAAGGAGTAGGTGTCAGTTCTCTGAATCAGCTGAACAACAAGGCGGCTAAACGCAGTCAATTTGAATCCAAACATGACATAATTATAGTTCATATAAGAGCCAAGGCTACCACTGCatcaaaattttcaaagtACTTTTGCAActgtattttaaaaagtgaTTATAAAACTCTGATCAATCCCCGATCTTTATTGGTTTCTTTTGTCCCTGAATTATAGTACACTTACAGTAATCAGTTAGTGTTCCCGCATGTCTTTCAGAAATCTAAGACTTATCTCTTGTATTTCTGAATAGTAAGCTTAAAATCGAATCCAGTACACGATTTCTTCAATGCGCACATTTTTACACATAGTatgtgaaatataaatagtttatatcccacttatttattttaatactttttgcCTATCAACGTTGTAAATAAgaagtatatattttcataatcaGCAAGACGATATAGTGTGTCTACATGAACAGTTATTTGATATGGACTTTGCCATAAGAACGCGATAAACAAATCTTTATGCTAATACTTGAGTGACTTCTACGCAGTTGACTTTAGCAATGTTCCCTTTCGCCCCTCCCACAGCTCAAATGTATTAATGTGATACTAATTGTTGCCCGCTTGAAcacaataaaacatttattttaatttcaaatttcttttattatgaatttcGACACTTTCTGCTTGCAACTTCTACAAAggaacaaaagaaaacattcacaataaaaagaaaaattattaaGAATGTGCttagaaaactaaaaatataactcGACTCTCATCATCGTCGTTATCATTATAATCAGCGAAGTGTGAATGCATTGTGAAGCTGTATGTGAAcgagtgtgtttttttatttttgagtgtgtgtgtatgtgaaggAAGTCTCGGAAGAAAGTATTGTGGCTTCGTCTTGCAGTGGCTTCTTCACTTCTTCAGCGCCTGCACAAAGTTGCCCAGATCGTATTCCTCCTCATACTGGTACTCTGACCACAAATCCGGCAAATTCTCAATGATAGTGTTCATGGACATGCCACCGCTGCCGGCAGCAATAGCCGCTGTTCCACTACTCTGTGCCTTGTTGTCATTGCCACTCTGGAACAGGTCTAATATTTGCGGAGTGCCCATCGTCTGAAGCGAGGCGTTCTCGGCACTCACCACCGTGTTGGCGGTGAGTATCTTGAACTTTTTGCAGACTCATGATTTTCTCTTCGAGCGAGTTACGTGTGATCAGACGATACACATTGACCACCTTCTTTTGTCCAATGCGATGGGCACGATCCATGGCCTGCAAATCCTTCATGGGATTCCAGTCGTGCTCGACAAAGATGACTGTATCAGCTCCAGTCAGATTCAAGCCCAAGCCGCCCACCTAAAGAAGAATACGTGAGTTAGCATTGTGTATTGGAAGCATTGAGTAGATAGGAACTTACCTGAGTGGTCAAGAGCAAAACATCGATGCTAGGATCACTGTTGAAGTTGTTCACTATGTCCTGGCGCAATGAGGCCGGCACGCTGCCATCCAGACGCAGGTATGTGACACTGGGCAAATGCTTGCGCAACAAATCGTGCTCGACGATGTCCAGCATGGCCTTCAGCTGACAAAAGATGAGAGCACGATGCTGACTAACAGATTCTGTCTGCACACCAATGCCACAGTCCAACAGCAGTTGTCTGCACAAATACAAAGAAGTTCAAGTTAGGAAATTCATCAATACAATTAATGGGAATGAACTTACTTCAGCGCTGGCAGCTTCGCCGAGTGCTCAATGTCGTCCAAGGAGCTATGGCTGAGGGCAAGCTGAGCGGCGATATTGACGCGCTCATCATTGGATTGCCGCAGCACCAATTTGGGATGATTACAGACGTTCTGCAGATAGCGCAGAGCCTGGAAAATGTGCGTTTTACTGCCGAGATTCTCCGTATCGTCCAACTTATTCAAACAGTCTTTCAGATGTTTATTGCTAAAGTCTTCATACAGGCGCAACTGCAACGGACTCAGCTCGCAAAGCAGATCCTGCGTGATCTTTGGCGGCAGATCGGTGAGCACGTCCTCCTTGACGCGACGCAGCAGGAATGGCAGCACCTGGCGATGCAACGCCTCCATTGCCAGCACGCCAGCCTCCTGATCCTTGGCCGAACTCTTGGCATCCCGTGATGCCAGAATGGGACGTGAGTAGCGCTGGATGAACTGTTTCTCGGTGCCCAAAAAGCCGGGCATCAAAAAATCAAAGAGAGACCACAACTCCAGCACGTTGTTCTGTATCGGTGTGCCCGAGAGGATTAGCCTGTGATTCGCTTTCAGCTGTTTGATGGCCTTTGAGCTCTTGGTCTTGCCATTCTTGATGATGTGCCCCTCGTCCAATACGCAGTAGTTGAAGTGTATGCCACTGAAGTAGTCGATATCTTTGCGTATGGTGTCGTAAGAGGCAACCACAAGATTGCAGCTGGTGCCAATTTGGCTACGCAGCTTCTCACGTCCAACGGGAAAGCCAAAGTAGTGCAAGGGTCGCAGCACAGGCGATGGCGATTGCGACAGAAACTTGTCCACCTCATAGACCCAATGGCCCGTCAATGTGGGCGGACAAATGACCAAACTGGGCAGCGAAGCCTGCTGTGCCTCctggcgctgcaaatgatcGCCAGCCAATATGCAGATGGTCTGCAATGTCTTGCCCAGGCCCATGTCGTCGCAGAGTATGCCGTGCAGATTGTACTTGTTGAGGAACCACAGCCAATTGATGCCCGCCTGCTGATAGCCGCGCAGCTCCACGCTCAACGACACCGGCACATGGTAATCGGGTATGGTCTTGGGCTTAAATAGATAGTCGAGAAATTCACGATCTCGCGTCTTGCGCTCCTCCAGTGGCTCGTTCTTGATTTCCCCCTCGGTTTTGACGccgcttttgctgttgctagcACTGCTGTTGTCCAGCGGCATGAGTTGGACGAGCGTGGCGAAGGAGTGTGTGGCCAGTAGTCGCACAGATTCATCCGCATCGCTCATGGAGCCGAGCAGCGGCACCACCAGCAGCACAATATATGGCACAACACGAATCTGCAAGCGATTCACCACTCGCTCAATGGCTTCCACGGCGCCTTGCCGTTCAATGGGTCGCTCCACcttcagcagcagctccagcaACTCAGTGACCACAAACTGCATGGTGCGGCAGGTGTCAATGTCCGCCAGTGCGGCAATGCAACGCGCTGACATGTGACGCAACACCTTGAGAGGATGACGCACAATGCAGCCCAGTTGTGGCAGCAGCGCGAACAATTGCGGATGCAGGGCGGCATGCAGATGCGGCGCCGCAGTCTCAATCAGTTGCAACGAACTGATCAACTCATTGCAGGCCGTCAGATCGGGCAGCGTGCTGATGAGCGTGTCTGCATCGACGCTGGCCACAAACTGCTGCAGCTTGCCGAACATCAGCTGCTGAAAGATGGGCACCTTGTCCACCATGCGTTCGCCGAAGGTGCTGCAGAGCTTGGCTATGGCACAGGCGGCGCCCAGACGCTGAGTGCGACACTGACGCGCCTCGGCCTCCTTGGCCTGTTGGGTGCTGGCCTCGATGCAcgcggcagcagcggctgcaACCGCTAGCGCCTCACTGGCCGGAGGTCTGCCGGGTCCGCGTGgcgctgtcgttgtcgatggTGTCGTGGCGCCAGCTCGCTTGCTGCTTCCTGTGGTGTTGCTGTGGCCGG
Coding sequences:
- the LOC133837481 gene encoding uncharacterized protein LOC133837481; its protein translation is MKYLLSVALLLAIGLHQIDAHGMMLNPPSRSSRWRYDSSAPQNYNDNELFCGGLYTQANNGGQCGLCGDNFSASQPRANEIGGSIGGSGTITKSYAAANAINVGVKITTNHLGHFEFNLCNLDTFGAESEACFNQNRLRFPDGSDKLQIGSQSGEFDVTVMLPEGLTCSHCVLRWTYVGANNWGMCDNGTGALGCGPQETFKNCADVSIFWGRNMVKELAKPAVQPVAPVEVDSIEA